A genomic segment from Limnochordia bacterium encodes:
- a CDS encoding alpha/beta hydrolase — translation MASSSMRIWPDSLDTSATITPYLPKENKSPTSAVLVCPGGGYSMKAQHEGEPVALWLNSLGIAAFVLDYRVAPHRYPAGLLDARRAMRYLRHTADTWHISKDRIGVLGFSAGGHLASCVGTVTSHLESPVVDAIEEEDYLPNAMILCYPVISFVEHGHLGSAINLLGDNPPEAERLSLSTHRLVTEKTPPTFLWHTADDAVVPVENSLMFAAALSKHRVPFALHVFPQGPHGMSLATNDSQVSLWTGACATWLRELGF, via the coding sequence TTGGCTTCTAGTAGTATGCGTATCTGGCCGGATTCTTTAGATACTTCCGCAACGATTACTCCCTATTTACCCAAGGAAAACAAATCACCGACCAGTGCGGTTCTTGTTTGTCCCGGTGGGGGATACTCCATGAAGGCACAACACGAGGGTGAACCGGTGGCCCTTTGGCTGAACTCCCTTGGGATCGCTGCCTTTGTACTGGATTACCGCGTCGCCCCCCATCGATATCCGGCAGGTTTGCTCGATGCCCGAAGGGCTATGCGTTATCTGCGGCATACTGCCGATACCTGGCACATTTCAAAGGATCGCATTGGTGTTTTAGGTTTTTCCGCCGGGGGCCACTTAGCTTCCTGTGTAGGTACTGTCACATCGCATCTGGAATCTCCTGTGGTCGATGCCATTGAGGAGGAAGACTATCTTCCCAATGCCATGATTCTATGTTACCCGGTGATCTCCTTTGTTGAGCATGGTCACCTCGGCTCAGCCATCAATCTACTTGGAGACAATCCCCCAGAAGCGGAAAGACTAAGCCTATCAACCCATCGTTTAGTAACAGAGAAGACGCCTCCCACCTTCCTTTGGCATACCGCCGATGATGCGGTGGTACCAGTGGAAAACAGTCTCATGTTTGCCGCCGCCCTAAGCAAACACCGGGTGCCCTTTGCACTTCATGTTTTTCCCCAGGGCCCGCACGGAATGTCCCTTGCTACTAATGATTCCCAAGTCAGTCTATGGACTGGGGCTTGCGCAACTTGGTTAAGGGAGCTCGGTTTCTAA
- a CDS encoding polysaccharide deacetylase family protein, which produces MSRFPIVCVNIPQSKVRILTWILVGVFVISLSLCVKDQFIRYVHGVRPGVHICGQDIGGLLEGELLQVLHGIKDEVEVAPVNARYDPATGQITTEISGVLADVPATAKRALQAKTGEEISFVMHPVRPAVTSDMFSPIYQVKTTQQVMSLAVNVDWGEDVLPEILSFFKTYGVYATFFLTGTWTEKNPALAREIVKAGHEIGSHGYWHAPQTTRLSDTDLMELIVQAERVIMEHVGYKPLLFAPPAGDVDKRVTAMAASLGFRTIMWTLDTIDWQNPSPQTIINRVVPKASPGAIVLMHPRPNTLAALPQMIEQLQGKGYRLVSIGTMLNLQ; this is translated from the coding sequence ATGTCTCGGTTCCCTATTGTCTGTGTAAACATCCCTCAAAGTAAAGTCCGGATTTTGACGTGGATACTTGTGGGTGTTTTTGTGATCAGTCTTTCCCTTTGTGTCAAGGATCAGTTCATACGATATGTGCATGGGGTTCGACCGGGCGTACATATTTGTGGACAGGACATTGGTGGCTTACTAGAGGGGGAACTCCTACAGGTACTCCACGGAATCAAAGACGAAGTGGAAGTTGCTCCCGTAAACGCCCGCTACGATCCAGCCACGGGGCAGATAACCACTGAGATCTCGGGAGTATTAGCCGATGTTCCGGCCACCGCAAAGCGTGCCTTACAGGCTAAGACCGGTGAAGAGATCTCCTTCGTTATGCATCCGGTGCGCCCGGCGGTTACCTCAGATATGTTCTCCCCAATCTACCAAGTCAAGACCACTCAGCAGGTGATGAGCCTTGCGGTTAACGTAGACTGGGGTGAAGATGTGCTGCCTGAGATTCTCAGTTTCTTCAAAACCTATGGCGTCTACGCCACCTTCTTCTTAACCGGTACTTGGACGGAGAAGAACCCCGCGTTGGCCCGGGAAATTGTCAAGGCCGGGCATGAAATTGGTAGCCATGGGTACTGGCACGCGCCCCAGACCACACGGCTTTCCGATACCGATCTAATGGAGCTGATTGTACAGGCCGAAAGGGTGATCATGGAGCATGTAGGGTATAAGCCTCTCTTGTTTGCTCCCCCTGCAGGCGATGTGGATAAACGGGTTACAGCAATGGCGGCTTCCCTCGGATTCAGGACGATCATGTGGACCCTAGATACCATCGATTGGCAGAATCCATCGCCCCAAACCATCATCAACCGGGTGGTACCAAAGGCTAGTCCCGGGGCTATCGTTCTAATGCATCCTAGGCCCAACACCCTTGCGGCACTCCCTCAAATGATTGAACAGCTACAAGGGAAGGGGTATCGGTTGGTATCCATTGGTACAATGCTTAATCTCCAGTGA
- a CDS encoding polysaccharide deacetylase family protein — translation MSVFYLPKAHRNLLFIVLGVVLLVNIYLVSKEVIRPVMGLLTGRLVPIYGVDTPEKKISLTFDATWGNEYTEGILTTLQQYNIKSTFFLCGYWLEKYPTDVKRIAALGHEIGNHSYTHPHMNSLSRAQIVDELMLTHDLIKGLTGQSSTVFRPPFGEYNNTLIETAAELGYYTIQWSVDSLDWKDVTADYIYNRIMGSVKPGDIILMHNNGRFTADVIKRLIPDLLGKGYQFVSVSELIYKDNYIIEPHSGLQRTKKQIPSREGR, via the coding sequence ATGAGCGTATTCTACCTACCCAAAGCGCACCGCAATCTACTTTTTATTGTTCTTGGCGTTGTGCTATTGGTAAACATCTATCTGGTGTCAAAAGAAGTAATTAGGCCAGTCATGGGATTATTGACCGGCAGGTTAGTACCCATCTATGGAGTGGATACACCGGAGAAGAAAATCAGCCTCACCTTTGATGCCACCTGGGGAAATGAGTATACCGAGGGTATTCTGACCACGTTACAACAGTATAACATCAAGAGCACCTTCTTTCTTTGTGGGTACTGGTTGGAGAAATACCCCACTGATGTGAAGAGAATCGCGGCCCTAGGTCATGAGATCGGCAACCACAGCTACACTCATCCCCATATGAATAGCCTTTCTAGGGCGCAGATAGTGGATGAACTGATGCTGACCCACGATCTGATCAAAGGTCTAACCGGACAAAGCTCCACGGTCTTCAGGCCCCCCTTTGGTGAATACAACAATACACTGATCGAGACCGCTGCTGAGCTTGGGTACTATACGATTCAGTGGTCGGTGGACTCATTGGATTGGAAGGATGTTACAGCAGATTACATCTACAACCGGATCATGGGCAGCGTCAAACCGGGGGATATCATTTTGATGCACAATAACGGCCGATTCACCGCTGATGTGATCAAACGATTGATCCCAGACCTTTTGGGCAAGGGGTATCAGTTTGTGTCGGTCTCTGAGCTGATCTACAAAGATAACTACATTATTGAACCCCACTCGGGTCTGCAAAGAACCAAGAAGCAAATACCCAGTAGGGAGGGAAGGTAA